AATCTTCACCACCTATATCGATTCTCCCTACAGTGCCTACAAAAAGCGTATCACCAGTTAATACAGCCCAAGGTTCACTCCAGCTTTCATCCCTTCTTCTATCATAAATTAAAATAGAGATGCTATCTGGTGTGTGCCCAGGAGTATGAATAATTTTTATTTTGACATTACCAGCCTTTATTTCCTCACCGTCTTTAAGTCTCTCAACTTGAAAGCTAACTTTAGACTCCTCATGGTAGTATACATTAGCATTAGTAAGGGATTGTAATTTTCTTGCTCCAGATATATGATCTGCATGAGTATGTGTATCAATTATGTATGCAATTTTCATATCTCCAAGATCTTCAGCCAATTTTATAATTTCATTAATATGTTCATATTTAGGGTCTATAACAAAAAGTTCTCCAGCTTCACTACAGCCAAAAATGTACGTTATACATCCTCCTGTAGGACTTATAATTTGTCTAAATATCATAAATTACAATATCTACCTAAATTATAAAAAACTTATTCACTTTTATAAGTTAATAATTCAAAATGTTCCTTAGCTTGAATAACACACCCTTTACAAGAGTCTATTATTATTTCATCATCACCATTAAATGTTACTAATAAAGAATCATCAAAAATTATAAATCGAGACTTTACGTTATCTATCTTTATCTTCCCATGTAAATTTAAATCATTAGATGACGTAACTACAGTTAAATTCCCATCAAAATTTTTTAAAATTTTTATTAACCAATCTGGTAAATTATCATAGACAACATCAATTTTATTACTCTTATTAGCAAGATCTTTAATTATACGAATAATGGTTTTAATACCTTTAACATGCAAACTACGCTCTGTCTCGTTTTCTCTTCTCTCATTCCAAAAAGATGTTATTATTTTAATATAATTATCCATCTCATTAACAATTTTATCTCTGTAAATTTTTAATGCAAAAGATGGATCTATTATTTTTACCTTTTTAGGTCTTCCTTCAATTATCCTAACTAAGCCCTTATTCTCTAGTGATTTAATTACATCATAAACTTTCTGATATGGAACTCCAGACTTCTCAGAGATCTCTCTTATAGTAGAATTGCATAGAGATAATAAAGCAGAATATACTTTAGCCTCATAAAGTGAAAATCCCAGTTTCATTAAAGTTGTCTCTAATTCACCACTCATAGTGAATAATTGATTTTTATTACTTTAAATCTTACTATATTATGAATAAGCACTTTTTGTTATTCACAATTTTAGTTTTCTTTACGGGATTATACTTAGGAACTTTAAGAATAGATATACCAGAATTCGAAAAACAACTTCACATTCCGTTAGAGCTAAGTGTTCTCTTACCATTAGTCTTTTTCGGATTTATAAAAGGATCTTGTAATTATATAGCGGGAAGACTTTCTGACAAATTAGGAAGAAAAAAACTACTTATAATAGGTTGGATTGTAGCAATATTCTCAATACCCTTATTATTTCTACCCAACATTTATACAATTATAATTATTTCTATCTTGTTAGCAATAAATCAAGCATTAACATGGACAACAACAGTAACTTCCCAAATTGATATATCTGGTAAATTAAGGGCTGGATTAGCTACTGGAATTAACGAAATGTCCGGTTATTTAGGAGTTTCAATAGGAAGCTTACTTGCTAGTTACATATTTAAAATAAGCTTTGTAATTCTTTTAATCACATCTATTCTAGCAGTCATACTTTCGTACACGGTAATGGAAACTAAAACACTAATTAGGGAAAATAATGAAAATATAAAAATAAAATGGATTCCTATAACAAAAATCAGTATTGCTGGATTATTAGAGAAATTTGTTGATTCCTCATTTTTTATACTAATTCCTACTTACTTACTCTTACAGCATTATTCCTTAACTTTAGTGGGATTAATAGTATCGAGTTATGCTTTTGTATGGTCATTTTCACAACCATTGTTTGGGTATTTAGCAGATCTATATAGTAGGAAATTTATATTAGTCATAGGATTTATATTAATGTTCTTAGGATTTATCCATTATTCATCTTATCCAATGTTATTTTCAGTAATAGAAGGAATAGGGATGGGAATGATTTATCCAAATTTAATAGCTGCTGTAAATGACATAATTAATGAAAAAGTAAGGGGAAAAGCCT
The sequence above is drawn from the Sulfurisphaera tokodaii str. 7 genome and encodes:
- a CDS encoding MFS transporter: MNKHFLLFTILVFFTGLYLGTLRIDIPEFEKQLHIPLELSVLLPLVFFGFIKGSCNYIAGRLSDKLGRKKLLIIGWIVAIFSIPLLFLPNIYTIIIISILLAINQALTWTTTVTSQIDISGKLRAGLATGINEMSGYLGVSIGSLLASYIFKISFVILLITSILAVILSYTVMETKTLIRENNENIKIKWIPITKISIAGLLEKFVDSSFFILIPTYLLLQHYSLTLVGLIVSSYAFVWSFSQPLFGYLADLYSRKFILVIGFILMFLGFIHYSSYPMLFSVIEGIGMGMIYPNLIAAVNDIINEKVRGKALGYYRLYRDSGYGIAGIVIPLLYILLGFNKTLLVIGILQLLSLILIL
- a CDS encoding MBL fold metallo-hydrolase, giving the protein MIFRQIISPTGGCITYIFGCSEAGELFVIDPKYEHINEIIKLAEDLGDMKIAYIIDTHTHADHISGARKLQSLTNANVYYHEESKVSFQVERLKDGEEIKAGNVKIKIIHTPGHTPDSISILIYDRRRDESWSEPWAVLTGDTLFVGTVGRIDIGGEDSAEKLYYSLSKLKELPDYVEIYPAHTSGSVCGYGISGKPSSTIGFEKKFNQLFKINDKNEFIGRITSISLNKPKHFDENIKINIIGVV
- a CDS encoding TrmB family transcriptional regulator, which encodes MSGELETTLMKLGFSLYEAKVYSALLSLCNSTIREISEKSGVPYQKVYDVIKSLENKGLVRIIEGRPKKVKIIDPSFALKIYRDKIVNEMDNYIKIITSFWNERRENETERSLHVKGIKTIIRIIKDLANKSNKIDVVYDNLPDWLIKILKNFDGNLTVVTSSNDLNLHGKIKIDNVKSRFIIFDDSLLVTFNGDDEIIIDSCKGCVIQAKEHFELLTYKSE